Proteins encoded together in one Citromicrobium bathyomarinum window:
- a CDS encoding cadherin-like beta sandwich domain-containing protein — protein sequence MASGTRARHGWGRAGWHVWARLHKLSQSLPRAFTPNAPARRGSILTVIIAALALFLPAAAAAQPALQVYGMVEGSSVAVPNGSSTRTVATDFGAVEESGGQLLRYFLLYNPGDAPLTITDVSVSPGSVFRIPQDNTGVIGAGGSRTISVAFDPDGGGPFSETVSVASDDPNVPSYSFQVFGDGIATAGPTVTLGVLRDAGSNSFTATVTFSAPVTGFTAGDLVTTNASATLSGSGTNYVVTVSPSASGQFSVQVPANIAVDGSGRYNRPSEIRTATFNPPSGPVLRVTGSGKTIASGDTSPSSGDGTVFGEAVVGGSAVDGTFVLHNDGAAALAISSITVDNTSGSAFSLVGTTPGSIAPDGNASITVRLDPAVAGSFKAVVRIASNDPATATYSFTVSGIVAEPAPEIYIFRSGLPLSNGAAAEARTSFGTIDVGASANLQFIVYNSGNVDLTFATSISPGDGYRLSSGSSGTVRAGAFKGFEVFFEPKAEGSFPTTVSIASNDPNTPLFTFGMTGSATVPVPTIGTIAPDEGDQAGGTSVAITGTGFLTTQGVTFDGIDAASFTVASDTRIDAVSPPHAAGAVDVVVTTAGGAATATGGYAYLGSSDATLSSLSVSEGTLSPAFDPAQTGYTVAVGEAVATIALTPTAADAGATITVAGAAVASAQASGPVALSAGQNAIVVEVTAPDGTTRQYTVTVTRAPSSDATLAGLSVSAGTLTPAFDPAQGNYTVRVANDVDTITVTPTAAGVGATITVNGIATASGSASAPISLVVGTTPVTIRVTAANGASRVYSVPVTRAAPPTIKVFSMTGGQAVVANGSTAATPGTDYGQVNIGGQGTRIFVVNNAGGAPLTLTGLSVTPSDGFTVPAITSQTIQPGGIYQLTIPFRPTTTGTVDPVVLIASDDPNTPTFSFAIHATAAAPVPTIGSLSPVKGVAGGGASVTINGTGFLTAQSVTFGGTNASAFTIASDTTIQATTPAHAAGVVDVAVTSPGGTATASGAYTFLSGDASLASLVPSDGALSPAFDPTGQNYSVQVAHSVDTFTLTPTASDAGATITVNGNAVTSGSASASVALPVGVTSITVRVTAADGSSRLYSLAVTRAPSNDARLSGLTVSEGALSPAFDVAQLGYSVAVANSVTSINLTPTASDAGATIRVAGSITGSGSASAPVALGAGTTAIAVLVTAADGSTREYTVAVTRAPSSDATLASLVPSAGALSPAFDPAQLSYAVSVGNGVDTITLTPRVSDAGASVTVAGNAVASGSASAPVALPVGTTPIAVVVTAANGTTRQYSVAVTRVASSDATLSALTLSEGTLQPAFSPFNTNYLADVGSSVASIRVTPTASDAGATISVAGNVVASGSASVPVPLSAGSNPIPVVVTAADSTILQYTITVTRAASSDATLSGLAVSEGTLSPAFDAAQTSYSVAVGTAVDSIRITPTASDAGATVTVAGSPVASGSASAPVALNMGTNSIAVVVRAGNGATRSYTVAVTRAAPPTIGVYSTVGGVQPLTDGSTSATSGTDYGQVMVGSSASRRFLISNSGNADLVISGVTATPGAGFVVQAAPSRTITPGGTYEFDIRFAPETAGSFTATIAVSSNDPATPSFTYMLYASAAAPLPTITEVTPSQGPTSGGTSVAITGTGFLTVNSVTFAGVDADAFTVVSDTRIDATTPAHAVGTADVVVTSPGGAATATDAYRYLSADAALSGLTVSEGTLTPAFDPAQTDFAVTVGNAIASITLSPTASDTASTITVAGNPVASGTASAPVALSLGTTSIAVVVTAADGSTRQYTVAVTRAGPPTIGVYSTSDGVQPIANGATSATAGTDFGQVIVGSSASRRFLIFNEGDADLTVSAITVTSAAGFTMQSASSRTIAPRGSYEFEIGFTPETGGRVTTTITIESDDPATPSFSYSIYATGVMPEPTITGVAPDEGPTPGNKAVTITGTGFLEVSSVTFGGADANAFTVASSTRIDVLTPAHAAGSVDVVVTTPGGAATLANGYTYISGDARLSALAVSAGTLSPAFDPAQASYTVAVGNDVTTITLTPTAAAADATITVAGNAVASGTASAPVALPVGTTSIPVVVTAADGTTQSYTVAVTRAETGDARLSALSVSEGALSPAFDPGQASYTLAVGNAVERITLTPTASDAGATITVNGAATASGGASAPVELGVGTTSVSIVVLAADGTRQEYSIAVTRAASSDARLSGLAVSAGALSPAFDPAQTSYTVAVGNDVATIVLTPTVYDAGATVTIAGNAVASGSASAPLALPVGATSIAVVVTAANGTTQTYTVVVTRAASSDSRLSALSVSDGTLSPAFDPAQLGYTVTLGSDVETITFTPTVSDAGATVTVAGSAVASGSESAPVAIPVGTTPIAVVVTAADGTSQAYTVVVTRAASSDARLSALAISQGTLSPAFDPDRTDYTVLVPNEVEAVALTPVTSDAGASVTVAGKTVATGSASAPVALPVGTTWIAVVVTAADSTTRSYIVAVTRAAFDRPDPSTDGEVAGLIDARAEAARRFAHNQQRNFGRRLEQLHTEGERRAWSMDVRMAYQRAAPRTRQGDIFGLNSSDNLASQTDFADLLPTRFAPEGRQSAVPETHAPGSGRSAGESAQDMPFAVWSNGFVNFAEDSGGMLDLDSTMIGVSTGIDYRFSDSFVGGVGAGYGRDRTEIGANGSLSRGTAYSMSLYGSYTPAPNLFIDGLLGGSILDFQSVRFVTPTGGIATADVGGTQLFGSLTFAYELRDDGWMVSPYGRIEFSRSRVEGFTEFDAGAYSLAYGDQRVDNLSANLGLRAYDTIELPIGLLRPELRGEYGYDFAGRSSMMLSYADFGSRTYSTLVGRTTRHNLEVSLLLDLQMAGGWKIGTGYRTTIGSQSQRSHTVDVHVEVRF from the coding sequence GTGGCATCGGGAACACGCGCAAGGCACGGCTGGGGTCGCGCCGGGTGGCATGTCTGGGCGAGACTGCACAAGCTCAGCCAATCGCTTCCGCGCGCCTTCACGCCGAACGCTCCGGCGCGCCGAGGCTCGATCCTCACCGTCATCATCGCGGCGCTTGCGCTGTTTCTGCCTGCCGCCGCCGCGGCGCAGCCCGCGCTGCAGGTTTACGGCATGGTCGAGGGCTCGTCCGTCGCCGTTCCCAACGGCTCCTCGACGCGAACCGTGGCGACCGATTTCGGGGCTGTCGAGGAGTCGGGCGGTCAGCTCCTGCGATATTTCCTGCTCTACAATCCCGGTGACGCTCCGCTGACCATCACCGACGTGTCGGTGTCTCCGGGCAGTGTGTTCCGGATTCCCCAGGACAATACCGGGGTGATCGGGGCAGGCGGCAGCAGGACGATCTCGGTCGCGTTCGATCCGGACGGAGGCGGGCCGTTCTCGGAGACGGTCAGCGTGGCGAGCGACGATCCGAACGTTCCCAGCTATAGCTTTCAGGTGTTCGGCGACGGCATTGCGACCGCGGGGCCGACCGTAACGCTGGGCGTGCTGAGGGATGCCGGCAGCAATAGTTTCACCGCGACCGTGACCTTTTCGGCGCCCGTCACCGGGTTCACCGCCGGCGATCTGGTCACCACGAATGCCAGCGCCACCCTGAGCGGTTCGGGGACCAATTACGTTGTCACGGTGAGCCCGTCTGCATCCGGGCAGTTCAGCGTGCAGGTGCCGGCCAACATCGCGGTCGACGGATCGGGAAGGTACAATCGCCCGTCCGAGATCCGCACCGCGACCTTCAACCCGCCCTCGGGGCCCGTCCTGCGCGTAACCGGCAGTGGCAAAACCATCGCGAGCGGGGACACCTCGCCGAGCAGCGGCGATGGAACTGTGTTTGGCGAAGCCGTTGTCGGGGGCAGCGCGGTCGACGGCACGTTTGTGCTGCATAACGACGGGGCGGCCGCGCTGGCGATTTCGTCGATCACCGTCGACAATACCAGCGGCAGTGCTTTCAGCCTGGTCGGGACCACGCCGGGCTCGATCGCTCCGGATGGGAATGCGTCGATCACCGTGCGTCTGGATCCTGCCGTCGCGGGTTCATTCAAGGCGGTGGTGAGGATCGCCAGCAATGATCCGGCCACCGCGACGTACAGCTTTACCGTGAGCGGGATCGTCGCAGAGCCCGCACCCGAGATCTATATCTTCCGCTCCGGTCTACCGCTTTCAAATGGTGCCGCAGCCGAGGCGAGGACCAGTTTCGGCACGATCGATGTCGGCGCCTCGGCCAACCTGCAGTTCATCGTGTACAATTCGGGCAATGTCGACCTGACCTTCGCCACTTCCATCTCGCCCGGCGATGGGTACCGGTTGTCGTCAGGATCATCGGGCACGGTTCGGGCCGGGGCCTTCAAAGGCTTCGAGGTGTTCTTCGAACCCAAGGCCGAAGGCAGTTTCCCGACCACGGTTTCGATCGCGAGCAATGATCCGAACACGCCGCTGTTTACTTTCGGCATGACAGGGTCGGCGACCGTGCCGGTGCCAACGATCGGCACGATTGCCCCGGACGAGGGCGACCAGGCCGGCGGCACGAGTGTGGCGATCACCGGCACCGGGTTTCTGACGACGCAAGGCGTCACGTTCGACGGGATCGACGCGGCGAGCTTTACCGTGGCGAGCGACACCAGGATCGATGCGGTCTCTCCGCCCCACGCGGCGGGTGCCGTCGATGTGGTGGTGACCACCGCCGGCGGAGCGGCGACCGCCACCGGCGGCTACGCCTACCTCGGCTCGAGCGATGCAACGCTGTCGTCGCTGTCGGTCAGCGAGGGGACGCTGAGCCCTGCATTCGACCCTGCCCAAACGGGTTATACGGTGGCGGTTGGCGAGGCTGTCGCGACGATCGCGCTGACGCCGACCGCTGCGGATGCCGGGGCCACGATCACGGTGGCAGGCGCGGCTGTCGCGTCGGCGCAGGCGAGCGGCCCGGTTGCACTGTCGGCGGGTCAGAACGCGATCGTGGTCGAAGTGACCGCCCCCGATGGCACGACCCGGCAATATACGGTCACCGTCACCCGCGCGCCGTCCAGCGATGCCACGCTTGCGGGGCTCTCGGTCAGCGCGGGCACGCTGACGCCAGCCTTCGATCCCGCGCAGGGCAACTATACGGTGAGGGTCGCGAACGACGTCGACACCATTACCGTGACGCCGACCGCGGCGGGTGTTGGCGCGACGATCACGGTGAACGGCATCGCGACAGCATCCGGCAGCGCGAGCGCGCCGATTTCCCTCGTGGTCGGCACCACCCCGGTCACGATCAGGGTAACTGCCGCCAATGGTGCCTCGCGCGTCTACAGCGTTCCGGTCACGCGCGCCGCGCCGCCGACGATCAAGGTCTTTTCCATGACCGGCGGCCAGGCGGTCGTCGCCAATGGCAGCACTGCTGCAACGCCCGGCACAGATTACGGTCAGGTCAATATCGGCGGGCAGGGCACGCGCATCTTCGTGGTCAATAATGCCGGCGGGGCTCCGCTGACGCTGACCGGTCTCTCCGTCACGCCCTCCGACGGCTTCACGGTTCCAGCGATTACCTCGCAAACGATTCAGCCCGGCGGGATCTATCAGCTGACGATACCCTTCAGGCCGACCACCACGGGCACCGTCGATCCAGTCGTCTTGATCGCCAGCGACGATCCGAACACACCGACCTTCAGCTTCGCGATCCACGCCACCGCAGCCGCGCCGGTGCCCACGATCGGCTCGCTCTCGCCGGTCAAGGGCGTGGCCGGTGGCGGGGCCAGCGTCACCATCAACGGCACGGGGTTCCTGACCGCGCAGAGCGTGACGTTCGGCGGCACCAATGCGAGCGCTTTCACCATCGCCAGCGATACCACGATCCAGGCGACGACACCCGCGCATGCGGCGGGCGTGGTGGATGTGGCGGTCACCTCGCCGGGCGGAACTGCGACCGCCAGCGGTGCCTACACCTTCCTTTCCGGCGACGCGTCTCTGGCGAGCCTTGTGCCGAGCGATGGGGCGCTGTCGCCCGCGTTCGACCCAACCGGGCAGAACTATAGTGTGCAGGTCGCACATTCGGTCGACACCTTCACGCTCACCCCGACGGCGAGCGATGCGGGTGCAACGATCACCGTCAATGGCAATGCCGTTACTTCCGGCAGCGCGAGCGCGTCGGTCGCGTTGCCGGTTGGCGTAACGTCGATCACGGTCCGGGTGACTGCTGCGGACGGTTCAAGCCGCCTCTATTCGCTGGCAGTGACGCGCGCGCCCTCGAACGATGCGAGGCTCTCCGGGCTCACTGTGAGCGAGGGGGCACTGTCGCCCGCATTCGATGTGGCCCAGCTTGGCTATTCGGTTGCGGTGGCCAATTCGGTCACCTCGATAAACCTGACGCCGACCGCTTCGGACGCGGGCGCGACGATCAGGGTTGCCGGCTCAATCACCGGCTCCGGCAGCGCCAGCGCGCCGGTGGCGCTGGGCGCGGGGACGACTGCGATCGCGGTGCTCGTCACGGCGGCCGACGGCAGCACGCGCGAATATACCGTGGCGGTAACACGCGCCCCGTCGAGCGATGCGACGCTTGCCAGCCTCGTGCCGAGCGCTGGCGCTTTGTCCCCGGCATTCGACCCGGCGCAGCTGAGCTATGCGGTTTCGGTCGGCAACGGGGTCGACACGATCACGCTGACGCCGAGGGTTTCCGATGCCGGAGCGAGCGTGACGGTCGCGGGCAATGCGGTCGCTTCGGGCAGCGCGAGCGCGCCTGTCGCTCTGCCGGTCGGCACCACCCCGATCGCGGTGGTGGTAACCGCTGCCAATGGCACGACACGGCAATACAGCGTGGCAGTGACGCGAGTGGCGTCGAGCGATGCCACCCTCTCGGCCCTGACGCTGAGCGAGGGAACGCTTCAGCCCGCCTTCAGTCCGTTCAACACGAACTATCTTGCCGATGTCGGCAGTTCGGTCGCTTCAATAAGAGTGACTCCGACCGCTTCGGATGCCGGTGCCACGATCAGCGTGGCTGGCAATGTGGTCGCCTCTGGCAGTGCGAGCGTGCCGGTACCGCTGTCCGCCGGCAGCAATCCGATCCCGGTTGTCGTCACCGCGGCGGATAGCACTATACTGCAATACACCATTACCGTGACCCGCGCGGCATCGAGCGATGCGACGCTGTCGGGTCTGGCGGTGAGCGAGGGGACCTTGTCGCCAGCTTTCGATGCAGCCCAGACCAGCTACTCGGTAGCGGTCGGCACTGCGGTCGATTCCATCCGCATAACGCCCACCGCCTCCGATGCCGGGGCGACGGTGACCGTGGCGGGCAGTCCGGTCGCCTCGGGCAGTGCCAGCGCGCCGGTCGCATTGAATATGGGCACGAACTCGATCGCGGTGGTGGTGAGGGCAGGGAACGGTGCCACCCGCAGCTACACCGTGGCGGTGACGCGCGCCGCGCCGCCGACGATCGGCGTCTATTCGACCGTCGGTGGTGTCCAGCCGCTCACCGACGGCTCGACCTCGGCGACGTCGGGGACCGATTACGGGCAGGTTATGGTCGGCTCCTCTGCCTCGCGCAGGTTCTTGATCAGCAATAGCGGAAATGCCGATCTGGTGATCTCGGGTGTCACCGCGACCCCGGGGGCGGGATTTGTCGTGCAGGCCGCGCCGTCGCGGACGATCACACCGGGCGGCACCTACGAATTCGACATCCGTTTCGCGCCGGAGACTGCGGGAAGTTTTACCGCGACGATCGCCGTTTCGAGCAACGATCCTGCCACGCCCTCCTTCACCTACATGCTGTACGCTAGCGCCGCAGCGCCGCTTCCCACGATCACGGAGGTCACGCCCTCCCAGGGCCCGACCTCCGGCGGAACGAGTGTCGCGATCACCGGCACGGGCTTCCTCACCGTAAACAGCGTCACCTTCGCAGGGGTGGATGCAGACGCGTTTACCGTGGTCAGCGACACGCGGATCGACGCGACGACCCCGGCGCATGCAGTGGGCACTGCCGATGTCGTCGTCACCTCGCCGGGCGGAGCGGCCACCGCTACCGACGCCTATCGTTACCTCTCGGCAGATGCGGCACTGTCGGGCCTTACGGTAAGCGAGGGCACGCTGACGCCGGCCTTCGACCCCGCACAGACGGACTTCGCAGTGACGGTGGGCAACGCGATCGCTTCGATCACGCTCAGCCCGACCGCATCGGACACAGCCTCCACTATTACCGTTGCTGGCAATCCGGTCGCCTCGGGCACCGCGAGTGCGCCGGTAGCCCTGTCGCTCGGGACGACCTCGATTGCTGTGGTGGTGACTGCCGCCGATGGCAGTACGCGGCAATATACCGTGGCAGTAACCCGCGCGGGGCCGCCGACGATCGGTGTCTATTCGACCAGCGATGGTGTCCAGCCGATCGCCAATGGTGCGACATCGGCGACAGCGGGTACCGATTTCGGGCAGGTGATCGTCGGCTCCTCGGCATCGCGTCGCTTCCTGATCTTCAACGAGGGAGATGCCGATCTCACCGTCTCGGCCATTACGGTGACGTCCGCCGCCGGGTTCACGATGCAGAGCGCATCCTCAAGGACGATCGCTCCGCGTGGTTCCTACGAGTTCGAGATCGGTTTTACCCCGGAAACCGGCGGCCGCGTGACCACGACGATCACGATTGAGAGCGACGATCCCGCAACGCCCTCCTTCAGCTACAGCATTTACGCAACCGGCGTGATGCCCGAGCCCACGATCACCGGGGTCGCGCCGGATGAAGGCCCGACTCCCGGCAACAAGGCGGTTACGATCACCGGCACGGGTTTTCTGGAGGTGAGCAGCGTGACCTTCGGAGGTGCAGACGCAAACGCGTTTACCGTTGCAAGCAGCACGCGGATCGACGTGCTGACGCCAGCCCATGCGGCAGGCAGCGTCGACGTCGTTGTCACGACACCCGGCGGCGCGGCAACGCTTGCCAATGGCTACACCTACATTTCCGGCGATGCCCGGCTGTCTGCCCTGGCGGTGAGCGCGGGGACGTTGAGCCCCGCATTCGATCCGGCGCAGGCGAGCTACACGGTTGCGGTAGGCAACGATGTCACCACGATTACGCTGACCCCGACCGCAGCCGCCGCCGACGCGACAATCACGGTTGCGGGCAATGCGGTTGCCTCTGGCACTGCCAGCGCTCCGGTGGCGCTGCCGGTCGGAACCACCTCGATCCCGGTCGTCGTGACCGCTGCTGATGGTACCACCCAGAGCTACACTGTTGCGGTGACGCGCGCTGAAACGGGCGATGCTCGACTGTCCGCGCTGTCGGTAAGCGAGGGAGCGCTGAGTCCTGCGTTCGATCCTGGGCAGGCGAGCTACACTCTTGCCGTCGGCAATGCAGTCGAGAGGATAACTCTGACGCCGACCGCGTCGGATGCCGGAGCCACGATCACCGTGAACGGTGCCGCAACAGCATCGGGCGGCGCGAGTGCACCGGTCGAGCTGGGCGTGGGGACGACGTCCGTTTCGATTGTCGTCCTGGCGGCCGATGGCACTCGGCAGGAATATTCGATTGCGGTCACCCGCGCCGCTTCCAGCGATGCCCGCCTGTCCGGGCTGGCGGTAAGCGCGGGCGCGCTGAGTCCGGCGTTCGATCCGGCGCAAACCAGCTATACGGTGGCCGTCGGCAATGATGTCGCCACGATTGTGCTGACGCCGACTGTCTACGACGCCGGCGCGACGGTGACCATCGCGGGCAACGCGGTGGCCTCGGGCAGCGCGAGCGCGCCGTTGGCGCTGCCAGTGGGTGCGACCTCGATCGCGGTGGTGGTGACTGCTGCCAACGGCACCACCCAGACCTACACCGTGGTGGTCACGCGGGCCGCCTCCAGCGATTCTCGCCTGTCTGCTCTGTCGGTAAGCGACGGGACGCTCAGTCCGGCCTTCGATCCAGCGCAGCTAGGCTACACGGTGACCCTCGGCAGCGATGTCGAGACGATCACGTTCACTCCGACTGTTTCCGACGCCGGGGCGACAGTCACCGTCGCGGGTAGCGCGGTCGCTTCGGGCAGCGAGAGCGCACCTGTCGCGATCCCTGTCGGGACGACGCCTATCGCGGTGGTGGTGACCGCTGCAGACGGCACCAGCCAAGCCTACACCGTGGTGGTCACCCGTGCCGCCTCAAGCGACGCCCGGCTATCCGCTCTGGCGATCAGCCAGGGAACATTGAGCCCGGCGTTCGATCCGGATCGGACCGACTATACGGTGCTCGTGCCCAACGAGGTCGAGGCGGTCGCATTGACGCCCGTCACCTCCGATGCCGGAGCGAGCGTGACGGTTGCAGGAAAAACCGTCGCGACGGGTAGCGCGAGCGCTCCGGTGGCGCTGCCGGTCGGAACCACCTGGATCGCGGTCGTAGTGACCGCTGCCGATAGCACCACGCGGAGCTACATTGTTGCGGTGACGCGTGCCGCATTCGACCGGCCCGATCCCTCCACCGATGGCGAGGTCGCCGGCCTGATCGATGCCCGGGCAGAGGCTGCCCGGCGGTTCGCCCACAATCAGCAGCGCAATTTCGGGCGCCGTCTCGAACAGCTTCACACCGAGGGCGAGCGGCGCGCGTGGAGCATGGATGTGAGGATGGCCTATCAGCGTGCCGCGCCGCGCACGCGACAGGGGGATATTTTTGGTCTGAACAGCAGCGACAACCTGGCCAGTCAGACCGATTTTGCGGACCTGCTTCCGACGCGCTTCGCGCCTGAGGGGAGGCAGTCTGCGGTGCCGGAGACCCATGCCCCGGGATCGGGTCGATCGGCTGGCGAGAGCGCGCAGGACATGCCCTTTGCCGTGTGGTCGAACGGGTTCGTCAATTTCGCGGAGGATAGCGGCGGGATGCTCGATCTGGACTCGACCATGATCGGGGTGAGCACGGGTATCGATTATCGCTTCTCGGACAGTTTCGTCGGCGGCGTGGGTGCCGGGTATGGTCGCGATCGCACGGAGATCGGGGCGAACGGCAGTCTGAGCCGTGGCACTGCCTACAGCATGTCGCTCTACGGCAGCTACACGCCGGCGCCGAACCTGTTCATCGATGGTCTGCTCGGCGGCAGCATTCTCGACTTCCAGTCGGTCCGCTTCGTGACGCCGACAGGGGGGATCGCGACCGCAGACGTCGGCGGCACCCAGCTGTTCGGCTCGCTCACCTTCGCCTACGAATTGCGCGACGATGGCTGGATGGTGTCGCCTTACGGGCGGATCGAATTCTCCCGTTCGCGGGTCGAGGGGTTCACGGAATTCGACGCCGGTGCCTACAGCCTCGCCTATGGCGACCAGCGGGTGGACAATCTCTCCGCCAATCTGGGGCTGCGGGCGTACGACACGATAGAATTGCCGATCGGCCTGCTGCGGCCCGAACTGCGCGGAGAATACGGTTACGACTTCGCTGGTCGTTCGAGCATGATGCTGAGCTATGCCGACTTCGGGTCGCGGACCTATTCGACCCTCGTCGGACGCACCACGCGGCACAATCTCGAAGTCAGCCTGCTGCTCGATCTGCAAATGGCTGGTGGCTGGAAAATCGGGACGGGCTACCGCACCACCATCGGGTCGCAATCACAGCGCAGCCATACGGTGGACGTGCATGTCGAAGTGCGGTTCTAG
- a CDS encoding response regulator transcription factor, with the protein MTDRPVEMVSATVDVVIVEDRRETADRLARAVLQLAQVRTCSIARSVREGLFELSQIKPRAILVDLGLPDGSGVEIIRAAQAADWPCDSLVVTVFADEDRVIEAIAAGATGYILKNDRPEEVGRNLLTVLEGGSPISPQIARYLLNLVPQPEEPKDDGLEIRLTAREKDILRLIAHGFKRQEVADKLNITVGTVGTHINNVYRKLEVGSNTQAVATANRLGLF; encoded by the coding sequence GTGACGGATAGGCCGGTCGAGATGGTGTCGGCGACGGTCGACGTCGTTATCGTCGAGGATCGACGGGAAACCGCCGACCGCTTGGCGCGGGCGGTGCTGCAGCTTGCTCAGGTGCGGACATGTTCGATCGCGCGATCGGTGCGCGAAGGGCTGTTCGAACTCTCACAAATAAAACCGCGTGCAATTCTCGTCGATCTCGGCCTGCCGGACGGCTCCGGCGTGGAGATCATCCGCGCCGCTCAGGCAGCCGACTGGCCGTGCGACAGTCTGGTCGTAACCGTATTCGCCGATGAGGATCGCGTGATCGAAGCGATTGCGGCGGGCGCGACCGGCTACATCCTCAAGAACGACCGGCCCGAGGAGGTCGGGCGCAATCTGCTGACCGTTCTGGAAGGCGGCAGCCCGATCAGCCCCCAGATCGCGCGCTATCTGCTCAATCTCGTCCCGCAGCCGGAGGAGCCGAAGGACGATGGGCTGGAAATCAGGCTGACCGCGCGCGAGAAGGATATTCTCCGGCTGATCGCCCATGGCTTCAAACGGCAGGAAGTCGCCGACAAGCTCAACATCACGGTCGGCACCGTCGGCACCCACATCAACAACGTCTACCGCAAGCTTGAAGTCGGCTCGAACACTCAGGCCGTGGCCACCGCAAACCGCCTCGGCCTGTTTTGA
- a CDS encoding ATP-binding protein: protein MHTFALLLAIPLFIGALTTLIQLLAINPYPEMTRGERLDSAEMCLQHADAQEPDCQDFTPVTLPHVTTLERDTTVVGAHYRLTFDRPASEDLQAFVAPRVTDHARIEVNGIRMSPNSEPDGPLWHDWNRPIYGALPEPVLRPGSNRIDITLTQSDIGRLALYPVYVGEADAIRLTWLSRFAFRTGMVRMNIGLAAILGGAFFALWRMNRRGQGLGWLPLAMAGATIFGWQLAYPNMTPPGLWWRFASILSMHGTAYCLYMFLRDFFQERSRLAFMAVHGTMAVGLAILLAGQPVAGISATGASFIGVAIAIICILWILITTPLIARADRIALVLLFGLSASCAVTAWLDSFLVRQVVRLPLGQVAVTLLFAGISWTLVQWLVEIKRQRDRLSESLRDQVRAKSAELDEMYRALGRQKEKQVVAQERQRIMLDLHDGIGGQLVNTLAYLENSGRDDPVLRNALEDALGDMALMIDSLHSDLEISAALGMIRNRLEPLLDRHHARFEWKVEGDPRFDVPTRSNVLGMMRIVQEAITNAVKHSGADVITVQTGERDIWITDNGQGFDPDVEADRHPSENGLGLKGMRQRSSDIGISLEIDTSDKGTSVHLFW, encoded by the coding sequence TTGCACACGTTCGCCCTCCTCCTCGCGATCCCGCTTTTCATCGGCGCGCTGACCACGCTGATCCAGCTGCTGGCGATCAATCCCTATCCCGAAATGACGCGGGGCGAGCGCCTCGACAGCGCCGAAATGTGCCTTCAGCACGCGGACGCGCAGGAGCCCGACTGTCAGGATTTTACGCCCGTCACGCTCCCCCATGTCACCACGCTGGAGCGCGATACGACGGTGGTGGGTGCCCACTATCGACTCACCTTCGACAGGCCTGCCAGCGAAGACCTGCAGGCCTTCGTCGCCCCGCGGGTGACCGATCATGCGCGGATCGAAGTCAACGGCATCAGGATGTCGCCCAACTCCGAGCCGGATGGCCCGCTGTGGCACGACTGGAACAGGCCGATTTACGGTGCTCTGCCGGAGCCGGTGCTGCGCCCAGGGAGCAACCGGATCGACATTACCCTGACGCAATCGGATATCGGCCGACTGGCGCTCTACCCCGTCTATGTCGGGGAAGCGGACGCGATCCGGCTGACCTGGCTGAGCCGCTTCGCCTTCAGGACCGGCATGGTCCGCATGAACATCGGTCTGGCCGCCATTCTCGGGGGCGCGTTCTTCGCACTCTGGCGAATGAACCGCCGGGGACAGGGGTTGGGCTGGCTCCCCCTGGCAATGGCGGGCGCGACCATTTTCGGCTGGCAACTCGCCTACCCCAACATGACCCCGCCGGGGCTTTGGTGGAGATTTGCCTCGATCCTGTCGATGCACGGGACCGCCTATTGCCTCTACATGTTCCTGCGCGACTTCTTTCAGGAACGCTCGAGGCTGGCGTTCATGGCGGTGCACGGCACCATGGCCGTCGGTCTGGCGATCCTGCTTGCAGGGCAGCCGGTTGCCGGGATCAGCGCCACCGGCGCGAGTTTCATCGGCGTCGCGATCGCGATAATCTGCATTCTCTGGATCCTGATAACGACGCCGCTCATCGCGCGCGCAGACCGGATCGCGCTGGTCCTGCTGTTCGGCCTCTCGGCAAGTTGCGCGGTGACCGCCTGGCTCGACTCCTTCCTGGTCCGTCAGGTCGTCCGGCTGCCGCTGGGTCAGGTCGCAGTGACGCTCCTGTTCGCCGGGATCAGCTGGACGCTGGTGCAATGGCTGGTCGAGATCAAACGCCAGCGCGACCGGCTCAGCGAGTCGCTGAGGGATCAGGTGCGCGCCAAGTCGGCCGAGCTGGACGAGATGTATCGTGCGCTTGGCCGGCAGAAGGAAAAGCAGGTCGTTGCCCAGGAACGCCAGCGGATCATGCTCGATCTGCATGACGGGATCGGCGGGCAACTGGTCAACACGCTCGCCTATCTCGAGAATTCCGGAAGGGACGATCCCGTGCTGCGCAACGCGCTGGAGGATGCGCTGGGCGACATGGCGCTGATGATCGACAGCCTCCACTCAGACTTGGAGATATCCGCCGCGCTGGGGATGATCCGCAACCGGCTGGAACCGCTGCTCGATCGGCACCATGCCCGCTTCGAATGGAAGGTCGAAGGCGATCCCCGGTTCGACGTTCCGACCCGCTCCAACGTCCTCGGGATGATGCGTATCGTGCAGGAAGCGATCACCAATGCGGTCAAGCACTCGGGGGCCGACGTCATCACGGTGCAGACCGGCGAGCGGGATATCTGGATCACCGACAATGGCCAGGGCTTCGATCCGGACGTCGAGGCCGATCGCCACCCCTCCGAAAACGGGCTGGGCCTGAAAGGCATGCGGCAGCGGTCCTCAGACATCGGTATTTCGCTGGAAATCGACACCTCGGACAAGGGCACATCGGTCCACCTGTTCTGGTGA